The region AACTGGAGTTGAGCTTCAACGGCGACTCGCTGGTGCCGGAAGCCACCGGCAACCCCGCGGGCGATCCGCGCGAACTGCTGGTCTGGTTCGTCAACCACTGCGCGGCCAGCGGGATCACCATCGAACCCGATTGGACCCTTACCACTGGTTCGTACGTCGGCGCTCACAATGTGGACAGGCCCGGCATTGTCCGTGGACACATCGATGGTCTCGGCGAAGTCGAGATTGAACTGACCTGAGTGTGTAACGGCGCGTTACGAAGCTCGCTGCAAACGGCTGCCTGAGGGCAGCCGTTTTACATTTGCCGCGTCTACGGTGGCCGCTTAGCCGTATATATACCTAGGGAAGCCGAGACGCGAGCGACCGTCGTACAGTTATTGCATGCGGCTAACCACGTCGCCGATGCGGGTAATGCGGGCGGGCCAAGGGCCAGGTGCGGCGAACGACAACGCTGCGTTGAAGCCAATGCGAAACGGCGTAGAACAAATCCGCCGTCACGTTGACAAACAGTTTGAAGATGCGTCGGGCGCCGATGCGTCGGGCGCCGATGCGTCGGGCGCGGATGCACGAACATGTAACACACGTTCGTGGCTGTAGACCAAACACTCGCGCCGCGCGTTGATTGAAAAAAGTAGCGGGGCAAGCGAAAAACGCATGACGTCTACGTGTAATGCAACAAAGTGTGCGCATGCAGACAGGCTGTCTGACGCAGCAATGAGATCATCCGATGAACGAGACGGTCCGCGCAATGCAGCAGTAGAAGCGGAGGGTGAAGCAGGCAGCGCAGGGACAGGGGAGCCAGGTCTGCAATCGCTGTGATGTGAGTGCAAGATTGTAGGTGAGCGAATCTGTGTTTCCAAGTGAGGAATGTCGGGAGGCGGGTACGGCGCGATTTTCGCAACGTAGTTCGTGAAAAAAAATTTAAAAGGGTTTAGGATGAATTCGAGCGATGTCGTTTCCGAATAGCGCGCCGCGCACGACATCGGTCTAGACTTCGGCGAGGAGGTAGCATGGATATCTACAGCAGTTTCGCGACCCGCTTCGAGAAAACACGAGAGGATGAACTCTCGCTCGAGGAGTATCTCGCGCTCTGCAAAGACAATCCCGCCGCGTACGCCACGGCTGGCGAACGCATGTTGATGGCAATCGGGGAACCAGAACAGATCGACACCCGCAACGATCCGCGCCTGTCGCGCATCTTCGCGAACAAGGTCATCAAGGTATACCCCGCATTCCGTGAGTTCTACGGAATGGAAGATGTGATCGAGCAGGTGGTCGCGTACTTCCGGCATTCGGCCCAGGGGCTCGAAGAAAAGAAACAGATTCTGTATCTGCTGGGCCCGGTCGGCGGCGGCAAATCGTCGATCGCGGAACGCTTGAAGCAGTTGATGGAACGCGTGCCTTTCTACGCGATCAAGGGTTCGCCCGTGAACGAGTCGCCGCTTGGGCTTTTCGATTACGACGAGGACGGTCCGATCCTCGAAGAACAGTACGGTATTCCACGCCGCTACCTGAAAAACATTCTGAGTCCGTGGGCAGTCAAGCGCCTGCACGAATACAACGGCGACATCCGCAAGTTCCGCGTGGTGCGCCGCTATCCATCCATCCTGCGGCAAATCGGCATCGCCAAGACCGAACCGGGCGACGAAAACAATCAGGACATTTCGTCGCTCGTCGGCAAGGTCGACATCCGCAAGCTCGAACAGTACGCACAAGACGACGCCGACGCGTATAGCTACTCCGGCGGCCTGTGTCTTGCGAATCAGGGCTTGCTCGAATTCGTCGAAATGTTCAAGGCGCCGATCAAGGTCCTGCACCCGCTGCTTACCGCGACTCAGGAAGGCAACTTCAAGGGCACGGAAGGCTTTGGCGCGATCCCGTTCGACGGCGTGATTCTGGCTCACTCGAACGAGTCCGAATGGAAGGCGTTCCGCAACAACCGCAACAACGAAGCGCTGCTCGACCGGATCTTCGTCGTGAAGGTGCCGTACTGCCTGCGCTACAGCGAAGAGGTCAAGATCTACGAGAAGCTGCTGCGTAATTCGTCGCTGGCCAGCGCGGTATGCGCGCCGGGTACGCTGAAGATGATGGCGCAGATGTCGGTGCTCACGCGCTTGCAGGAGCCGGAGAATTCCAGCCTCTTTTCGAAGATGCAGGTGTACGACGGCGAGAATCTCAAGGACACCGATCCGAAGGCGAAGTCGTATCAGGAGTACCGCGACTTCGCGGGCGTGGATGAAGGGATGACCGGCGTGTCGACCCGCTTCTCGTTCAAGATTCTCTCGCGGGTGTTCAATTTCGATTCGACCGAAGTCGCGGCCAACCCGGTGCACCTGATGTACGTGCTCGAACAGCAGATCGAGCGCGAACAGTTCCCACCGGAAACCGAGCAGAAGTATCTGTCGTTCATTAAAGACGTGCTCGCGTCGCGCTATGCCGAGTTCATCGGCAAGGAGATTCAAACCGCGTATCTGGAGTCGTATTCCGAGTATGGCCAGAACATCTTCGATCGCTACGTGACGTATGCCGACTTCTGGATTCAGGATCAGGAGTTCCGCGATCACGACACCGGCGAGAGCTTCGACCGCGCGGCGCTGAACGCCGAACTGGAGAAGATCGAGAAACCTGCGGGCATCAGCAATCCGAAGGACTTCCGCAACGAGATCGTCAACTTCGTGCTGCGCGCGCGTGCTGCGAATGCGGGGAAGAATCCCGCGTGGATCAGCTACGAGAAGCTGCGCGTCGTGATCGAAAAGAAGATGTTCTCGAACACGGAGGAATTGTTGCCGGTGATTTCGTTCAACGCCAAAGGCTCGGCGGAGGAGCAGCGCAAGCACGAAGACTTCGTCAACCGGATGGTCACAAAGGGGTATACGCCGAAGCAGGTACGCTTGCTGTGTGACTGGTATCTGCGCGTGCGCAAATCGTCATGATACGCACTGCGTGCCGCTCGCGCGGTCCGACCGCGCGAGCACCTTGCGAGGCGCAAGCTGCATGGACATAGCGTTGTGTTTGTAGACATGCATATGCAACGCGCGTCTCGCGCACTCGAAATTAAAGCGGGAGACCGGGCGTGCTTCATCAAATCATCGACCGCAGGTTAGCAGGCAAGAACAAGAGCATTGCAAATCGCGAGCGCTTTCTGCGCCGCGTTAAGAACTATATTCGTCGCGCCGTTTCGGAGGCAGTGCGCGACCGGAGCATCAAGGATATTCAGAACACCCAGAGCATCACCATTCCGCGCAAGGACATTGCGGAGCCGTCGTTCCGCCACGGTCCAGGCGGCAAGCGGGAAATGGTGCATCCGGGCAATTCCGACTACATCCGCGGCGACAAGATCCAGCGACCGCAAGGCGGCGGTGGCGGAGGCGGGGGCAATCAGGCCAGCAACGAGGGCGAGGGTCAGGACGACTTCGTGTTCGAACTGAGCCGCGAAGAATTCATGCAGTATTTCTTCGACGACCTCGAACTGCCGCGTCTCGTCAAAACCCATCTGATGGCCGTGCCCACGTGGAAAAGCATCCGCGCCGGCTGGGCGGCCGAAGGTACGCCGAACAATATCGACGTGGTCCGTTCGCTGCGCAGCGCGCTCGGCCGCCGCATCGCGCTCGGTGCACCGCTTGTCAATCAGTTGCACGAGATGGAACGGCAACTCGAAGTGATGAAGGCCGATCCGGACGATCGTCGCGAAGACATCAAAGTGCTCGAAGAGGAAATCCACCATTTGCGCGGGCGCATCTGGCGTATTCCCTTCATCGACCCGTTCGATCTGCGCTATGTAAACCGGGTGAAGCAGCCTACGCCGTCCAGTCAGGCCGTGATGTTCTGTCTGATGGATGTGTCCGGTTCGATGGACGAGCAGCGTAAGGATCTCGCCAAGCGTTTTTTCATCCTGCTGTATCTGTTCCTGAAACGGAATTACGAGCGCATCGAGGTGGTGTTCATCCGCCACCACACGCGGGCCGAGGAGGTCGACGAAGACACCTTCTTCCATTCGACCGAAAGTGGCGGCACGGTGGTGTCGAGCGCGCTGGAGCTGATGCAGAAGGTGATGGAGGAGCGCTATTCGCCGACTGAATGGAACATTTACGGCGCTCAGGCCTCGGACGGCGACAACTGGACCGACGATTCGCCCAAGTGCCGCAAGATACTCTCGGATGACATCCTGGAGAAGGTGCGCTATTTTGCGTATATTCAGGTAACGCCCGAGGAGCAGAATTTGTGGCTCGAATATGCGCAACTGGCCCTGAGCCAGCCGCACATGGCGATGAAAAAGGTCGAGACCGCGGCCGATATTTATCCGGTGTTTCGCGAGTTGTTTGAAAAGCAGGTGGCGTCTTCATGACGGCAAAGCACTTGCACAACGGAGCGCGCGGCTATCAGCCGGAGCGCGGGAAAGGCGTGCCGCAGCGTCAGTCGGGGCATGCCGAGGCCGGGGTGGACGATACTGGAGCCGCCGCCGCTGGAGCAGTCGATGCCGCTGCAGCACGGGGACACACCGGAACGCCCACTGAGGGGCAAAGGGAAGTCCGTATGAACGTAGCCGATAGACGGCCTCTGCCGTGCCCGTCCGACTGGACCTTCGAATTGATCGAAGAGTACGACTCGCATATTGCTCTTGTTGCAGAGCAATATGAGCTCGACGTGTATCCGATCCAGCTGGAACTTATCAGTGCCGAACAGATGATGGACGCTTACGCGTCCGTCGGCATGCCGGTGAATTACCGTCACTGGTCGTTCGGCAAGCACTTTCTCTCCACCGAAAAAAGCTACCGTCGGGGGCAGATGGGGCTAGCGTATGAGATCGTCATCAATTCGAATCCTTGCATTGCGTACCTGATGGAAGAGAACACGATGACGATGCAGGCGCTCGTCATCGCGCACGCGGCGTACGGGCACAACTCGTTCTTCAAGGGCAACTATCTGTTCAAGCTGTGGACGGATGCGCACGCGATCGTCGATTACCTTGTCTACGCAAAGAACTACATAGCGGAGTGCGAGGAGCGTTTTGGGCTCGACAGGGTGGAGGAACTGCTCGACTCGTGCCATGCGCTGATGAATTACGGCGTGGACCGTTATAAGCGGCCGCAGAAACTCTCACTGGAGAAGGAATTCGCGGCGCGCCGCGAGCGCGAGGCGTACCTGCAGTCGCAAGTGAACGAACTGTGGCGGACCTTGCCGACCCGGCACACGCCGCTGCCGGAGGAAATCGAGGGGCGCTACCCGCCGGAGCCGCAGGAAAACCTGCTGTACTTTGCCGAGAAAAATTCGCCGCTGCTGGAGCCTTGGGAGCGGGAAGTGATCCGCATCGTGCGCAAGGTGGGCCAGTATTTCTATCCGCAACGGCAAACCCAGGTGATGAACGAAGGCTGGGCGACGTTCTGGCACTACACGTTGCTCAACACGATGTACAACCAGGGCAAGCTGGAAGACGGTTTCATGATGGAGTTTCTCCATTCGCACAGCAATGTGGTCTACCAGCCGCCGGTGACGAAGCCGTACTACAGCGGTATCAATCCGTATGCGCTCGGGTTTTCGATGATGAGCGATATTCGCCGGATCTGCGAAGCGCCGACGGACGAGGACCGCAAGTGGTTTCCGGAGCTGGCCGGCAGTCCGTGGTTGTCCGCGATGCACTACGCGATGCGCAATTTCAAGGACGAGAGTTTTGTCGCGCAGTATCTGTCGCCGCATTTGATTCGTGAAATGCGCCTGTTCTCTGTGCTCGACGATGATATGCGCGATGCGCTCGAGGTGTCCGCGATTCATGATGACAGTGGGTATCAGTACGTGCGGCAGGCTTTATCGCGGCAGTACGATATGCATCATCGGGAGCCGAATATTCAGGTGTGGGCGGTGAATACGCGTGGCGATCGGAGTTTGACGCTGCGGCATTTCATGAGTGATAACCGGCATTTGTCATCCGATAGCGATGAGGTGCTTAAGCACATGGCCCGGTTGTGGCAGTTCGATGTGTATCTTGAGAGCGTCGATGAGAATGGCACTGTCCGGAAGCGGTATGAATGTCGGTATGTGCCTCCGGCGGTTAGGGGTTGATGTTTTTGCCGCGTAGCGGTTTGATGGTTTTTTTGCCTGCGCGGCGCTATGGTTGTTGTGCCTACAGCGTTGGCCTTTCCTTGAATTGATATTGGTTTATTAGCGTTCCCCCTGTGCGGGGGGGCACCTACTTTTCTTTGCCGGCCGCAAAGAAAAGTAGGCAAAAGAAAGCGGCTCAAACCGCTAGCTTTTAAGCGGGTCCCCTAGCTTGGAGGAGGCAGTGGAGCATCTGGAATCGGTGTCCTCGCATATTCAGCCTTGGTGACAAGGCAGTCATACTTCCGGCGGCGCTGCGCGCGCCGTAGCGGTACTTCGAAAACCACTCGCTAGTGTCGGCGCTTGTGCTTGCCGTGGTGTTGGTCTGCGCATGCATAAGCTTGCGCTTGCCGTAGTGCTGTGACCAGTACGTGCATAGGCTTGCGCTGCCGCAGCACGATCGCCGCTCATCTGTGTATATCGGCGCCTCGCCGAGGCGAAGCCGATGGCCCCCACCAAACCAAAACGAAGCCAATGGTTTGCCTGGCGGACCGTTCCGGCGAGCACGCAGTGCGAGGCGGGAAGAATGACTGCCTTGTCACTCACTCGGAATGCGCGAGAACACCGATTCCAGATGCTCCACTATCCCCTCCAAGCCAGGGGACCCGCTTCAAAGCTAGCGGTTTGAGCCGCTTTCTTTTGCCTACTTTTCTTTGCGGCCGGCAAAGAAAAGTAGGTGCCGCCCCGCACAGGGGCAGCGCTAATAAACCAATATAAAAACAAGGAAAGGCCAACGCCGCAGGCGCACAGACCATAAGCACCGCGAAAGGCAAAAAACGAAAGCAAAGGCCACCGCCGTAGGCACATCAACCAATGCCGCCGCCAAAGGCAAAAAACCACCACCTTCATTCCCGCGCCAGCGACCACAACAAACCCCATCTCCCCCTTGCAATTCTGTAAAATTCGCGCACGCGCGCCATGTCCACCGCATCGCGTGTATTGAAAGCGGCGCTACGACCGCTTCCTCCGTTTAAAAGACAAGGAAAGACAACAGCATGACCGACCTAACCGACCAAACCGTCGTGGCCTCGGCACACGACACTCGCCGCCGCATCTTCGCGATCGTTGGCGCTTCATCGGGCAATCTAGTCGAGTGGTTCGACTTCTACGTGTACTCGTTCTGCGCGCTGTACTTCGCACCGGCGTTCTTCCCAAGCGGCAACACCACCACGCAGTTACTCAACACCGCCGGCGTGTTCGCGGCCGGCTTCCTGATGCGCCCGATCGGCGGCTGGTTCTTCGGGCGTCTCGCCGACAAGCACGGCCGCCGTACCGCGATGATGATATCGGTGTTCATGATGTGCGGCGGCTCGCTCGTGATCGCCGTGCTGCCCACCTATGCGCAGATCGGCGCATTGGCGCCGGCGTTGCTGCTGGTCGCGCGTCTGTTCCAGGGCTTGTCGGTGGGCGGCGAGTATGGCACCAGCGCCACCTATATGAGTGAAGTCGCGCTCAAGGGACGCCGCGGTTTCTTCGCATCGTTCCAGTACGTCACGCTGATCGGTGGCCAGTTGTGCGCGCTGCTGGTGCTGGTGGTCCTGCAACAGACGCTCTCCACAGAGGAACTGAAGGCGTGGGGCTGGCGCGTGCCGTTCGTGATCGGTGCGGTGGCGGCGCTAGTGGCGCTGTACCTGCGTAAATCGCTCGACGAAACCACCACCGCCGAATCGCGCCAACGCAAGGAAGCCGGCACGCTGCGCGGTCTCTGGCTGCACAAGGGCGCGTTCATGACGGTGCTCGGCTTCACGGCCGGCGGTTCGCTGATTTTCTACACCTTCACGACCTACATGCAGAAGTACCTGGTCAATACGGCCGGCATGCACGCGAAGACGGCCAGCAACGTGATGACCGCCGCGCTCTTCGTGTACATGGTGATGCAGCCGGCGTTCGGCGCGTTGTCGGATCGCATCGGCCGGCGTCGTTCGATGCTGTTCTTCGGCTTCTTCGCGACGATCGGCACGGTGCCGCTGCTGCACGCGCTGAAAGACGTCACGAGCCCGTATGTGGCCTTCGGCCTGGTGGTGGTGGCGCTGGCGATCGTTAGCTTCTATACGTCGATCAGCGGGCTGATCAAGGCCGAAATGTTCCCGCCGCAAGTGCGCGCGCTCGGCGTCGGGCTCTCGTATGCGGTGGCCAATGCGATCTTCGGCGGCTCGGCGGAGTACGTCGCGCTGTGGCTGAAGTCGGTGGGCAACGAGTCGATGTTCTACTGGTACGTGACCGCGCTGTGCGCGATCGCCGGTCTCGTGTCGCTGCGGATGCGTGATCCTTCGAAAGAAGGCTATCTGCGGAACGAGCCTTGAAGCTCGAACTGCACGCTTGAGCCATGATTGAGAACGGCGGTCCGGGGTAACCCGGCCGCCGTTTTTAATGGTGACACCACGCCGGTGCAATGCCAACCCAGAGGCGAGGGCGCCCACTCACGCCACCACGATCTCCGTCCCCAGCACATGCAGCAGATCGCGCAGCGCCTCGGCCTGCGCCATCTTCGCGTCGCTGCGCAAATGAATCTGCAACGCTCGCCCCGCGATCCCATCGACGGGATGCGCGAGCCACAACTCCACCGCGAGCCCCAATCCTTCCGGCTGATTGACGACAACCGGCTCGATCACGCGCGGCTTGAAACAGGCACTGTCGGACATGGCGAACAACCCCCGAGGCTGATGAGTTCGAAGTTCATCCTAATCAACCGCGCGCGCCGGACCAAGCGACAAATAAGCGTTTGCTAATCAGCGGATGCTTAGCAGAAAACGCGCTTATTACAGGAGCATTTCTTGGTTCAGTGGTGGCGCCGCCGCTGCTAATGTGGCGGCCATGCGTCGATAGCGGGTTGCAATGCGAGGGTTGCATTGTGCGGTTTGCACAGCGGGTTTCAACCTGGCTGCTACCCAGCGGTTACCCGGATATCACGAGGGCGCATCCGTTTCTGAAACATCGCATAGGCACCACACCTCAAGAGGTCCATAAAAATGAAATCGAAAACGCTCGCTGCATGGGTAATGGGGCTGACGATGGCGGTATCGAGCGTCGCGCACGCCGACCGTCTCGACGACATCAGGAAGGCTGGCGTGCTGCGCGTCGCGACCTTCGACAGCAATCCGCCGTTCGGTTACGTCGATGCGACGAGCAACCACATCGTCGGGCTCGATGTCGACTACGCGAAGGCGCTCGCCGACAAGCTCGGCGTGAAGCTCGAACTGCAACCGACCAACCCGGCCAACCGCATTCCGTTCCTGACGTCGAAGAAAGTAGATCTCGTGCTCGCCAACTTCACGATCACCGACGAGCGCGCCAGGCAGGTCGATTTCAGCATTCCATATTTCTCGTCGGGTCAGCAGTTTCTGGCGAAGAAGGGCATGCTGAAGTCGGCGGACCAGGTCAATAGCTTGCGCGTTGGCGCCGACAAGGGCACCACCAACGAAATCACGCTGCGCGAGAAATTCCCGCAAGCCACCATCGTTGCGTACGACGACACGCCATTCGCGTTCGCAGCTTTGCGCGCGGGCAACGTGCAGGCGATCACGCAAGACGGTCCGAAGCTGGTCGGTTTGCTCGCCAACGTGCCGGACAAGCAGAACTACGAGATTCCGGCGTTCACGATTTCGAACGACTACATGGGCGTGGGTATTCCGAAGGGCGAGACCCGTTTAGTGAGCTTTGTGAACGACACGCTGAAGGGACTCGAAGCCGACGGCTCGGCGGCGAAGATTTACAACCGCTGGTTCGGCCCACAAACGAAGACACCGCTCACGCGCATCTTCAGGATCGGCGACAAAACCTGAGCGTAACTGCACAGCATCAATAATAAACGGGCACGCTCAGAACGTGCTTGTCGGCGTTTTCAAAAGAAGCAGGTTTAACGATGCAAGCGTGGCTCGCTCCAAAGTATCTGACGTGGTTGTGGCAAGGCTTCGGCGTGACCGTCGGGCTCGCATTGACGGCGGCGCTCGTGGCCACCGCGTTCGGCTTCGTGCTGGCGATTGCGCGCCACGCGCGCTACCGCTGGTTGTGTCACACGACGGCTGCTTACGTGATTGCGTTTCGCAACACGCCGTTGCTCGTGCAACTGTTCTTCTGGTACTTCGGCGCGGCCACGCTGATGCCCGACGCGCTGATGCAATGGCTGAACACGCAGCATAGCGTGCAGATCGGCGCGTATGCGTTGCGCTGGCCGTCGTTCGAATTCGTCGCGGGCTGGGTAGGGCTGACGTGCTATACGGCGGCCTTTATCGCCGAAGAATTTCAGGCCGGTTTGCGCGGCGTGCCGGTTGGTCAACATTACGCGGCAGCCGCGCTCGGCCTCACACCGTTGCAGGCATTCCGCTACATCGTGTTGCCGCAAGCAGTGCGCATCTCTCTACCGCCGCTGTTCGGTCAATACATGAACCTCGTGAAAAATTCTTCGCTGACAATGGCGATCGGTCTCGCCGAATTGTCTTATGCGTCGCGCCAGGTCGAGACCGAAACCTTCAAGACTTTCGAGGCGTTCGGCGTGGCGACCGTGTTGTATATCGCCGCCATCGCGTTGATCGAAGCGGTCTCGCACACGGTGGCGCATGCGCGCGACCGTTCATTGGCGAGGCGCTAAACATGCAATGGTCGTTGCTCGCCAATAACCTTCCCTATCTGCTGGTCGGCGCATTTCCGCAAGGACCGCTCGGCGGTGCAGCGCTCACGCTCGTGCTCGCCTTGAGTTCCGCGCTTCTATCGGCCGTGCTCGGCGTGGCCGGGGGCATCGCGTTGGCGATGGCCGGGCGTATCGCGCGCGTGCCGTTGCTGCTCGTGATCGGCTTCTTTCGCGCGATTCCGGTGCTGATGCTGATCTTCTGGACGTACTTTCTCCTGCCGATCGTGTTCCATGTCGACGTGCCCGGCCTCGCGACGGTGGTCTGCGCGTTGTCGCTGATCGGCGGCGCCTATCTGGCGCACTCGGTGCACGCGGGCATTCGCGCGGTCGGCGACGGCCAGTGGCAGGCGGGGCTGTCGCTCGGACTCACGCGGATGCAGGCATTGCGCTACGTGTTGCTGCCGCAGGCGATGCGCATCATGGCGCCTTCGTTCGTGAATCAATGGGTATCGCTGGTGAAGGACACGTCGCTCGCGTATATCGTCGGCGTCGGCGAATTGTCGTTCGTCGCGACGCAGGTGAGCAACCGGCTGATGGTGTATCCGGCGCAGATTTTCCTGCTCGTCGGCTTCATCTACCTGGTGTTGTGCACGGCGCTCGATCGCGTCGCGACCTATGCGCTGACACGGCGAAAGCGCACCGTTCGACCGTTTGCACCTGCTGCCGTGCAGGCATTGCCTGGAGACTGACAGCAGGCGTTGCCGCACGCCTAGATGAGTTCGGAGCGATCCGTGACAGCGGTTGGGTCGACGACAGCAGCGGGCGCCGCAGCCGCCGCCCGCTGCCGCCCAGCCGTCGCCGCATGCGAGAGCATCAGC is a window of Paraburkholderia sp. IMGN_8 DNA encoding:
- a CDS encoding MFS family transporter translates to MTDLTDQTVVASAHDTRRRIFAIVGASSGNLVEWFDFYVYSFCALYFAPAFFPSGNTTTQLLNTAGVFAAGFLMRPIGGWFFGRLADKHGRRTAMMISVFMMCGGSLVIAVLPTYAQIGALAPALLLVARLFQGLSVGGEYGTSATYMSEVALKGRRGFFASFQYVTLIGGQLCALLVLVVLQQTLSTEELKAWGWRVPFVIGAVAALVALYLRKSLDETTTAESRQRKEAGTLRGLWLHKGAFMTVLGFTAGGSLIFYTFTTYMQKYLVNTAGMHAKTASNVMTAALFVYMVMQPAFGALSDRIGRRRSMLFFGFFATIGTVPLLHALKDVTSPYVAFGLVVVALAIVSFYTSISGLIKAEMFPPQVRALGVGLSYAVANAIFGGSAEYVALWLKSVGNESMFYWYVTALCAIAGLVSLRMRDPSKEGYLRNEP
- a CDS encoding YeaH/YhbH family protein, which gives rise to MLHQIIDRRLAGKNKSIANRERFLRRVKNYIRRAVSEAVRDRSIKDIQNTQSITIPRKDIAEPSFRHGPGGKREMVHPGNSDYIRGDKIQRPQGGGGGGGGNQASNEGEGQDDFVFELSREEFMQYFFDDLELPRLVKTHLMAVPTWKSIRAGWAAEGTPNNIDVVRSLRSALGRRIALGAPLVNQLHEMERQLEVMKADPDDRREDIKVLEEEIHHLRGRIWRIPFIDPFDLRYVNRVKQPTPSSQAVMFCLMDVSGSMDEQRKDLAKRFFILLYLFLKRNYERIEVVFIRHHTRAEEVDEDTFFHSTESGGTVVSSALELMQKVMEERYSPTEWNIYGAQASDGDNWTDDSPKCRKILSDDILEKVRYFAYIQVTPEEQNLWLEYAQLALSQPHMAMKKVETAADIYPVFRELFEKQVASS
- a CDS encoding amino acid ABC transporter permease, producing the protein MQAWLAPKYLTWLWQGFGVTVGLALTAALVATAFGFVLAIARHARYRWLCHTTAAYVIAFRNTPLLVQLFFWYFGAATLMPDALMQWLNTQHSVQIGAYALRWPSFEFVAGWVGLTCYTAAFIAEEFQAGLRGVPVGQHYAAAALGLTPLQAFRYIVLPQAVRISLPPLFGQYMNLVKNSSLTMAIGLAELSYASRQVETETFKTFEAFGVATVLYIAAIALIEAVSHTVAHARDRSLARR
- a CDS encoding amino acid ABC transporter permease, which translates into the protein MQWSLLANNLPYLLVGAFPQGPLGGAALTLVLALSSALLSAVLGVAGGIALAMAGRIARVPLLLVIGFFRAIPVLMLIFWTYFLLPIVFHVDVPGLATVVCALSLIGGAYLAHSVHAGIRAVGDGQWQAGLSLGLTRMQALRYVLLPQAMRIMAPSFVNQWVSLVKDTSLAYIVGVGELSFVATQVSNRLMVYPAQIFLLVGFIYLVLCTALDRVATYALTRRKRTVRPFAPAAVQALPGD
- a CDS encoding PrkA family serine protein kinase, giving the protein MDIYSSFATRFEKTREDELSLEEYLALCKDNPAAYATAGERMLMAIGEPEQIDTRNDPRLSRIFANKVIKVYPAFREFYGMEDVIEQVVAYFRHSAQGLEEKKQILYLLGPVGGGKSSIAERLKQLMERVPFYAIKGSPVNESPLGLFDYDEDGPILEEQYGIPRRYLKNILSPWAVKRLHEYNGDIRKFRVVRRYPSILRQIGIAKTEPGDENNQDISSLVGKVDIRKLEQYAQDDADAYSYSGGLCLANQGLLEFVEMFKAPIKVLHPLLTATQEGNFKGTEGFGAIPFDGVILAHSNESEWKAFRNNRNNEALLDRIFVVKVPYCLRYSEEVKIYEKLLRNSSLASAVCAPGTLKMMAQMSVLTRLQEPENSSLFSKMQVYDGENLKDTDPKAKSYQEYRDFAGVDEGMTGVSTRFSFKILSRVFNFDSTEVAANPVHLMYVLEQQIEREQFPPETEQKYLSFIKDVLASRYAEFIGKEIQTAYLESYSEYGQNIFDRYVTYADFWIQDQEFRDHDTGESFDRAALNAELEKIEKPAGISNPKDFRNEIVNFVLRARAANAGKNPAWISYEKLRVVIEKKMFSNTEELLPVISFNAKGSAEEQRKHEDFVNRMVTKGYTPKQVRLLCDWYLRVRKSS
- a CDS encoding ABC transporter substrate-binding protein, whose protein sequence is MKSKTLAAWVMGLTMAVSSVAHADRLDDIRKAGVLRVATFDSNPPFGYVDATSNHIVGLDVDYAKALADKLGVKLELQPTNPANRIPFLTSKKVDLVLANFTITDERARQVDFSIPYFSSGQQFLAKKGMLKSADQVNSLRVGADKGTTNEITLREKFPQATIVAYDDTPFAFAALRAGNVQAITQDGPKLVGLLANVPDKQNYEIPAFTISNDYMGVGIPKGETRLVSFVNDTLKGLEADGSAAKIYNRWFGPQTKTPLTRIFRIGDKT
- a CDS encoding SpoVR family protein — its product is MTAKHLHNGARGYQPERGKGVPQRQSGHAEAGVDDTGAAAAGAVDAAAARGHTGTPTEGQREVRMNVADRRPLPCPSDWTFELIEEYDSHIALVAEQYELDVYPIQLELISAEQMMDAYASVGMPVNYRHWSFGKHFLSTEKSYRRGQMGLAYEIVINSNPCIAYLMEENTMTMQALVIAHAAYGHNSFFKGNYLFKLWTDAHAIVDYLVYAKNYIAECEERFGLDRVEELLDSCHALMNYGVDRYKRPQKLSLEKEFAARREREAYLQSQVNELWRTLPTRHTPLPEEIEGRYPPEPQENLLYFAEKNSPLLEPWEREVIRIVRKVGQYFYPQRQTQVMNEGWATFWHYTLLNTMYNQGKLEDGFMMEFLHSHSNVVYQPPVTKPYYSGINPYALGFSMMSDIRRICEAPTDEDRKWFPELAGSPWLSAMHYAMRNFKDESFVAQYLSPHLIREMRLFSVLDDDMRDALEVSAIHDDSGYQYVRQALSRQYDMHHREPNIQVWAVNTRGDRSLTLRHFMSDNRHLSSDSDEVLKHMARLWQFDVYLESVDENGTVRKRYECRYVPPAVRG